A single Vulpes vulpes isolate BD-2025 chromosome 16, VulVul3, whole genome shotgun sequence DNA region contains:
- the KLHDC7B gene encoding kelch domain-containing protein 7B, with protein MTQGAPGSGLGWGWDTEDDWDGPALMLLALAVVAATALALHWFGSGREREAPGPAPTTPAAQPQPGRPGPVLPLMSQVGDGRGSGQGESEPPGCSQGRPPAAGAWDQTLREGGGLVATAAPPLQTPGEVTRGGASGQQQGNAPREAPRGKGREPLRPGAALQGRSSGGGASGPLLIHFTPRSPGRRTEGQVGAGGVPAKVPTGQATAHTAEQDPNPPRQGTGLPGSLERGRSRRRWLPDQGLGDRDLYFPKVHPARQGAVLSVWDAVDAAGSLGPALPPQVPPAPAAHTGPLGGAAATGRGDGGLPAAPGSAPQSQGPPDSEEAWPWAQTELLGPGSVSQAPGSRGPRPAGSWGGHPRLPRGQGTPDAAEEGKVEARGSGHSSFSGPGLGVQSGRWEAGGPPTHKSPALPPSPSPTPPTSSPSDSLSLRVGQCPAEDETASVGAAPAQSPTPPPAAAPAPAPASSPTPNPVPALTPCVAPTSAAAPAPNSSPTLTLAPVLTPGPAEDPPFLAPNSGPGPTPQEHRVALCKDKQEGQLSSSWANLISMVLRSHPFPSQERHQGRAPRAAPRVPRDPSPGKAPEDRECSAPEGAALSPVVTHSSSDVGAGAPGGVGGAGAGGAGVAGSPEPDASKAVAVAVFPGGRGGAPGGEARAAGRGAVLGAPTRPGPGSWEAGGPGRDPYALLSDDLLRVLGDAALYRRLSGAARERILRLRTGRGQAVLGVLVLPGPYQGGGTRGAGAGAGAGAEAAARPHLHVLDPCENTWRALTPVPAEAPLRGCALCTMHNYLFLAGGVRGSGAAAACSDQVFCYNPLTDVWSQVRPMRQARAQLKLVALDGLLYAIGGECLRSVERYDPRTDAWTPRAPLPAGSFPVAHEAVACRGDIYVTGGHLSYRLLRYSPGKDAWDECPYSASHRRCSDMVALGGFLYRFDLLRGVGAAVLRYNTVTGSWSRAAPLPLPTPAPLHCAALGDTIYCLNRQVTATFTVSEGTAQFQARELQPFPLGSRGVLCPFVLTLPAAHPLQTAL; from the coding sequence ATGACCCAGGGCGCCCCGGGGtccgggctgggctggggctgggacacGGAGGATGACTGGGACGGGCCTGCGCTCATGCTGCTGGCACTGGCCGTGGTGGCGGCCACCGCACTCGCCCTGCACTGGTTTGGCTCTGGGCGGGAGCGGGAAGCTCCAGGACCCGCACCCACGACCCCCGCAGCCCAGCCTCAGCCTGGAAGGCCAGGGCCAGTCCTGCCCCTGATGTCCCAGGTCGGCGACGGCCGCGGCTCGGGGCAGGGGGAGTCGGAGCCGCCAGGATGCAGCCAGGGGaggccgcctgcagccggggccTGGGACCAGACACTGCGGGAAGGGGGGGGTCTGGTCGCCACAGCAGCACCTCCACTCCAGACACCTGGCGAGGTGACCCGCGGAGGGGCCTCAGGACAGCAGCAAGGTAACGCCCCTCGAGAAGCCCCCCGAGGTAAAGGAAGGGAGCCTCTCAGGCCGGGTGCTGCCCTCCAGGGTAGGAGCAGCGGAGGGGGGGCCTCTGGCCCCCTCCTGATACACTTCACCCCTCGGAGCCCCGGCAGGAGGACGGAAGGGCAAGTAGGGGCAGGTGGCGTCCCAGCCAAGGTGCCAACCGGCCAGGCCACAGCCCACACCGCAGAACAGGACCCCAACCCCCCGCGACAAGGTACGGGGCTGCCTGGCTCCCTGGAGAGGGGCCGCAGCCGCCGGCGGTGGTTGCCCGACCAGGGCTTGGGGGACAGAGACCTCTATTTCCCCAAGGTGCACCCTGCTCGGCAGGGCGCTGTGCTGAGCGTGTGGGATGCAGTGGATGCTGCCGGCTCCCTGGGGCCTGCTCTTCCCCCGCAGGTGCCCCCTGCTCCTGCCGCTCACACCGGGCCCCTGGGGGGGGCGGCAGCCACGGGGCGCGGGGACGGAGgcctcccagcagccccaggctcTGCTCCGCAGTCTCAGGGACCCCCTGACTCCGAGGAAGCCTGGCCCTGGGCGCAGACAGAGCTCCTGGGCCCCGGGAGCGtcagccaggccccaggctccagggGCCCGAGGCCAGCAGGGTCGTGGGGTGGACACCCACGCTTGCCTCGGGGACAGGGGACCCCGGACGCTGCCGAGGAGGGCAAGGTGGAGGCTCGGGGCTCCGGACACAGCTCCTTCTctggcccaggcctgggggtgcagagcggcaggtgggaggcagggggtCCCCCCACTCACAAGTCCCCGGCCCTGCCACCCTCACCTTCCCCAACTCCTCCGACCTCCTCTCCCTCAGACTCTTTGTCCCTGAGAGTTGGCCAGTGTCCTGCAGAAGATGAAACTGCCAGTgtaggggcagccccagcccaaagcccaaccccacccccagctgcagccccagccccagccccagcctcatccccaaccccaaacccagtCCCAGCCCTAACCCCATGCGTAGCACCAACCTCAGCTGCAGCCCCAGCGCCAAACTcatccccaaccctaaccctagccccaGTCCTAACCCCAGGCCCAGCAGAGGATCCCCCATTCCTTGCCCCCAATAGTGGGCCGGGGCCGACGCCCCAGGAGCACAGGGTGGCTCTCTGCAAggacaagcaggaggggcagctcTCAAGCAGCTGGGCAAACCTTATTTCCATGGTTCTTAGGAGTCACCCTTTCCCCAGCCAGGAGAGACACCAAGGGAGGGCCCCAAGGGCAgctccccgggtccccagggatcccagccctgGCAAGGCCCCTGAGGACAGAGAGTGTTCTGCCCCCGAAGGGGCGGCCCTCAGCCCGGTGGTCACGCATAGCTCCTCAGATGTgggcgcgggggccccggggggtgtggggggcgcAGGTGCGGGGGGCGCCGGGGTCGCAGGGAGCCCTGAGCCTGACGCCAGCAAGGCTGTGGCGGTGGCGGTGTTCcccggagggcggggcggggccccgggCGGCGAGGCGCGCGCTGCAGGCAGGGGGGCGGTGTTGGGGGCCCCGACGCGCCCGGGCCCGGGGAGCTGGGaggcgggggggccggggcgggaccCCTACGCCCTGCTGAGCGACGACCTGCTGCGCGTGCTGGGGGACGCCGCCCTGTACCGGCGGCTGAGCGGCGCGGCCCGCGAGCGCATCCTGAGGCTCCGCACGGGGCGCGGCCAGGCCGTGCTGGGGGTGCTGGTGCTGCCCGGCCCCTACCAGGGCGGCGGGAcgcgcggcgcgggcgcgggcgcgggcgcgggcgcggagGCAGCCGCCCGGCCGCACCTGCACGTGCTCGACCCGTGCGAGAACACCTGGCGGGCGCTGACGCCGGTGCCGGCCGAGGCCCCGCTGCGCGGCTGCGCGCTGTGCACGATGCACAACTACCTGTTCCTGGCGGGGGGCGTGCGAGGCTCGGGCGCCGCGGCCGCCTGCTCCGACCAGGTGTTCTGCTACAACCCGCTGACCGACGTGTGGAGCCAGGTGCGGCCCATGCGGCAGGCGCGCGCGCAGCTCAAGCTGGTGGCCCTGGACGGGCTGCTGTACGCCATCGGCGGCGAGTGTCTGCGCAGCGTGGAGCGCTACGACCCGCGCACGGATGCCTGGACGCcgcgcgcgcccctccccgcgggcTCCTTCCCGGTGGCGCACGAGGCCGTGGCCTGCCGCGGGGACATCTACGTGACCGGCGGCCACCTCTCCTACCGCCTGCTCAGGTACAGCCCCGGGAAGGACGCGTGGGACGAGTGTCCCTACAGCGCCAGCCACCGGCGCTGCAGCGACATGGTGGCCCTGGGCGGCTTCCTGTACCGCTTCGACCTGCTGCGCGGCGTGGGCGCCGCCGTCCTGCGCTACAACACGGTGACGGGCTCCTGGAGCCGCGCCGCGCCCCTGCCgctgcccacccccgccccgctgCACTGCGCCGCGCTGGGCGACACCATCTACTGCCTCAACCGCCAGGTCACCGCCACCTTCACGGTGTCTGAGGGGACCGCGCAGTTCCAGGCCCGGGAGCTACAGCCCTTtcccctggggagcaggggagtcCTCTGCCCCTTCGTGCTGACCCTGCCCGCCGCGCACCCCCTGCAGACTGCGCTCTGA